In Methanolacinia paynteri, the DNA window ATCGCCCTTGATACAGCCATATATTCGAATAGCCAGTAGTCTTTCCTGAGCATGTACCAGTAAAAGATGCTTCTTGCACACCGACCGTTACCATCATTGAATGGGTGAATATAACCCATGAGATAATGGAGAATGATCCCCTTTATCACAGGGTGGATGAACTGTCCCTCATCGTTGTTTGCAAATTCACAGAATTTTCCAATAAGTTCTTCTACTTTTTTAAAATCGGGAGGGGTATGCAGGACGTTTCCGCTCTGGTCAAATACCCTTATCTCGTTATTGTCCCTGAAGCGGCCTTCGTCTTCCGGGTTATCGAGAGTATTTCGGGTAATGCTTGCATGAATATGCAATATCAAATCAGGCGTCAATTCCCGGTTCTTTATCGTAGTGATCTCCTTCATAGTGAGATAGTTATTCAGAATCATCCGCTCATCCTTATTGACGGGCTTTCTCTTCTCACGGAGCATCTGTTTTGCTATCTTTCTCGTGACTGCAGCTCCCTCGATCTGGCTTGATGCGATTGCTTCCTCCATCAGGGAATTGATGATGAATTTGTCCCTGTCACGAGACATAGAGTCAAGCCCGGACGAGATGCTTCCCGCAGCAGATTTGTCGAGATAATGGAGTTTTTCGAGGAAATCATCAAGAAGATTGTATTTCAGTCTGAGTTCATCGAAAAAGAGATACTTCATCTCCCTGTTCCTGAAGATCTTCATCAGTATCCAGACATAGAGTGGATCTACGGGGAGTTCTCGGTACTTTAGTTCCTCCCAGTGGAGATATTTATTATTGTACCTGAAGACCGCATCCATGATTTCATAATTTTCAGCATATTCCCATGCCTTTTTGGCATCATCTTCGGAATACTCAGGGATCCGTGGGAGCTTCATGACTAATTTTCTATATCTGCCTGATCCTTATTATCATTATCTATCATTTTGTTACATTTTGATAGATTTTGTAAACGAGATTCAGGCGGTGAGGAAAATGTAGGGTTCTATATTTTATTGAGTTAAATCATCTAATGAACTCTTAATTGAATTAGCTAATTTTTCAATAATTGGAATTAAGCTTTTAATATCCTCTAAAGTAACTGTAATTTTATGTCCTATCATCGATGGGGGAACACCTGTTTTTTTGACATAATCTTTATCGATAATACCCATTTTATGAGCTAAAAGGTGGCGTTTTTGGAAGCAGATCTCTGCATTATTCCATTCATCATCAGATAGATTCTGGGTTATATCAATACCAAAATAATCGTTTATATTGTCTCTTACAGAATTCAAATTTTGAAAATGTATTCTCCAGACTTTTTCAGGAGACGAGGATTTTTCTGCATTAATTTTACAAATTTCACGACCAAATCCATCAAATGCTGAAATACAATCTTCTAAAGCATTCTCTACTAATTTTTCTTTTAAAGAGTCCTCTACTGAGTTTGCTAATTCAACCATTTTTTCTGCAATTTCAAGATTTTTCTGGAGGATTTGTATAGAATTATGTTGACCACAATCAGGACAGAAAGCAAAAAGCCCATAGACACTGTATTTTAATGTACATTCCGGGCATTCTATAAAAGTTTCAAGCTCTCTTTCTCTGTAATGGTGTATTGGATAAGGCTTTCCAGGTTCAACCTTTAAACTTAAACCAATACCAAAAGATTCTTTTGATTTATTGTCAAATTCAAGAGATTTGAGATCTTTCACTAATGCGTCTGTAAATTCTCTGATAACTTTTGAAGTTGCAAATTCTATTTGATCCTTTGTAAAGAATTCACTTTGATCACCACTATAGCCGCAATAAGGACAATAACATTTTGCAGTCCCCTTTAAACCTGTTCCAAGAACAATTTTGAAATATCCTTCACATTCAGGATTTGGGCATTCCCTCCCAATGTATCCTTTTTCATCAGGATGCAGTTCTATTTCAAAGGAATTTCCAAGTCTTTCAATATGAGTCATAATCATCTTGATGTATTTTTCTTTATTGCTCATACGATGCCAAATAATAAATAAATTCGTTCAATTATCTCTTGAATTAAAAATATCTTCTCCTCTATAAAGGAGAACATTCATTCATGCAGTGAAACTTTGATCTCCACGGATTTCTGCAAGGGTTTGTGACTTGCGTATGTTATTTTCAAAAACCTTGTTGATAGGTCATACTGTAAATTCAATGTTCTTGTTTATATAGCAAGGAGAGGCAAAATAGACTCAGATTTAAAGAAATTATCCATATTAATGGCCAAAAAGAATCTATCAATATCTATCAATTTATTACATTTTGATAGATAATGTGAAAATAAAAACCCGATCAAGTTTCTGCATCAAATACTAATTTAGTAAAAAATAGTATTTCATTAGTATTTACAAAAGGCCGTGGTCTTTGAAGCATCCGGTGTAATTCTTGTCCGTTCCCTTGATATGGCCTGCGACCCATCCGCTCAAAAACTTCATGACGTCGATCGAAAGGCCGAGTTTTCCCGAAGAAAAAGCGTTTTGGAAGTCCGCAACTTTTCCCACGAATGCGTCATGCTCTTCCCTGTGCTTTTCGAAGTCAGGGTAACCGAATTTCTCCATGTACTTCTCCTCGGTCTTGAAGTGGTACTGGGTGTAGTCTGCAAGCTCGCCGAGTGTTTTCTCCAGGGTATCCTTTCCCTGCCCGGACCTCATTCCGTCGTGGAGTGCGTTTATCTGCGATACGAGTTTCTTGTGCTGTTCGTCGATCTCCTTAATTCCGACAGAGAGATTCTCTGACCATTCCATATATGCCATAGCATATTGTTCGTATAAGTACTAATTAAGTTTTATCAAGGTGCCTCAAAACCGATCGAACAATCGTGAATCTCAGGGAAAAAAAGGAAAAGATCCGCCTACCGGCGGACGAGCGGAACTATAGTCGCCCTTGCATTATCGCCGGCACAATGTATAAAATCGATACAGGCTGATTTTATTCACGTGACAAAAGAGCAGAAGATCGCATCCCTCTTCGCGATGGACGACGAGACCTGGGAAAAGCATGCGAACCCGTGGAGCGTATGGACCAGGAACACGGTCCTGCCCGTACTCGTCATCGCGTTCTGGAGCAGGGTCTGGCTCGGGTGGTTGGCGATAGTCCCGGTCGCAGTCGCGATCTTATGGATGTGGATAAACCCGAGGCTCTTCAAAAAGCCGAAATCAACAGACGACTGGGCTTCAAAATCCGTCCTCGGGGAGATGATCTGGCTCAACAGGAAGGCCGTACTTGTACCCGAACGCCACCGCCGGGCGCCAAATATTCTTTCGGCCGTATCGGGCACAGGGTTTCTGTTCGTGATATACGGCGTCTATTTTCTTGAGATCTGGCCGGTTCTCTTCGGTTCGGCCCTCGTATACCTCGGAAAACTCTGGTTCCTCGACAGGATGGTCTGGCTGTACGAGGATACAAAAGAGGATTAAAAACCGCTGGCGTAGTACCAGTCGCCTTCCTTCCTGATATTCACCGGGACATCGAAGAGGCCGCCGATTATATCGTCCTTCAGGATCTCTTCCTTTGGGCCGTCTGAAAAGAATCTCCCGTCCTTCATCAGGACAACCCTCGATATCTCCGGGATTATATCATGGAGGTTGTGGGTCACCATGATGATGTTCGTTCCCGAGGCCGCGATCTTTCGTATCGCCGACCTGAAATGGTGGAGGGCATGGAGATCGAGGCCGGTAGTCGGCTCGTCGAGTATAAGCGCCTTCGGGTCGTGGACCAGTGCACGCCCGATCAAAAAACGTCTCGCCTCGCCTGTCGACATCCTCGTCATCTGGCGGTCGGCAAGGTGCTCTATCTCTAAGAATTCAAGGATCTCGCAGGCCTTCTCCCTCATCTCCGGTGTTACCTCGTGCATGAACAGCCCGATGCTCGAGAAGAAGCCCGAAAGGATCACGTCCCGCCCGGTCGTCTCCCTGTTGTACCTGGACTGGAGCTCTGGCGAGACGATCCCGAGCATGGTCCTGAGCGTTCCCACGTGCCAGATCTCGTTACCCATGATCATGAACCTGAGGCCGTCGCAGAGGACAGGATAGTTCTCGCGGGTTATCGCCCGGATCAGCGTCGACTTTCCCGAGCCGTTCGGACCGAGAATCGCGATATTTTCCCCTGATTCCACTCTCAGGGAAAGAGAATGGAGGATTTCGTTTCCCTCCCTGATTATGGAGACATTTGCAAAGTCGAGAAGCGGAGGTGCAACGGTCTGCGTATCCATCGCATTATTATTGCCCTTCATGCAGATACCGGTTGCTGATGCCAACCGGGCCAATACCATTTTGTCCGGCTCCGCCGATACTATCGTATATGGAGCTCTCAAAGGCGGAGCGGATGATGCTCGGAATCGCCATCGGGGACGCACTCGGCAGGGAGTACGAGAATATACCCCGGAAGGAGATCACGATAGAAAAAGTCCCGGAGGGGTATGCAAAAGGAACCGGAGTCTATACCGACGATACCCAGATGTCGATCGCAGTTGCGGAGACCATGATCTCCGGACCCTTTGAAGCCGAAACTCTCGCCCTGAAATTCACCGAGGCATACGGACGTGACAGAAGGGAAGGTTACTCACGTGAAACACTCTCGATGCTCGAAAACTCCCGCACAGGGGAAGAGTTCATCGCCTCGATGACAGGAGAGGAGAAGGCCGCGAGAAGATCGGATGGGGCTGCAATGCGGGCGGTTCCGATCGGCCTCTTCCCCGGTACTGAAGATGTCATCAGAAACGCGATAATAAACTCGGAGATCTCCCATACCCACCCGCACGCAGTCTCGGCTTCAGTCGCAATCGCACTTGCATCGCACTACTTCTACTACGACAAGGGCCCAAGGAAGAATGTTATTGAATATATTATGTTACATATGGAACATAAATGGCCCAACATTTGCAGTTACCTGAAGACCGTCAACGAACTGGAAGGGTTCGATCCCGAAACTATACTCGGTGAATATGCAGATTATGGCCCGCCCTACACCGATGCAAAGCCTGTTCTCGGTGCGGTCCTCTTCATCATTAAAAAGCACTCGGACGATCCGCTCAGGACGATACGGGAGACGCTCTCGCTCGGCGGAGATGCCGATACCACCCTCAGCATGGTGCTCGGGATAATAATGACTGATCACCCGGCAGGCGTACTGCCTGAAAAACTCGTCAGGGATCTTGAAAACGGAAAATTCGGTAGGGATTACCTGCTTAAACTTGGAAAAGAGCTTGACCGGAGATTTCCGGCCGGTTTAAATTAATCTTCCGCGATCCTCTGCATCTCGTCCTTAATTTTTTGGACGCCCCCGCTTCCTTCCGTATACGAGGATAGGATAAGCTCGAACAGCCCTTCGGTCTTCTCTACGTACTTAAGCTGCCTCCTCATCTCTACATAATCGTCGTCGAGTACACCCTTCATCGAGAGATAACCCTCCGAGTAGAAGAAATATGCCGGCACCTTCAGGTTCTCCCTGATAGTCATATCCCCGAAATTCCCGAGATAATCCAGGAATTCCCTTGTTACGGGTTCGTCAAGCAGCAGTTCGTCCTTTGTCGAGCCGTCCGAACAGACGACGTGTTTTCTTGATAATTTAATCTTCATATTGTGCAATCTCCAAAATGGCCTTAACAGTTTTTTCACACTCTTCCACAGTATTCATGCAGGAAAGGCTCAGGCGGACAGCCCCCCTGCCCCCGTCGATCGAATTATGGACCAGCGGCGAGCAATGCAGCCCCGACCTCGATACGATCGAGTAGACGTTCGAGAGCATGAACCCGGTATCCTCGCAGTCGATCCCCTCGACATTGAATAAGACGATCGGGAGGGCAGGATCTTTATTGTATACCTTCACTCTGTCGCACCCGGATATGCCGCCGATGATCATATCCGTCATCTCCAGCGACCTTCTCCGGATTTCACCGGGACCGCTCCGGTTTATGAAATCCAGACCCGCGTAGAGGGAGGCGATCCCGGGATAATTGTGAGTACCAGCCTCGAATTTCTCCGGCGGAATATCGCCCATATAGACATTCGATGAGTCTGCACCCGTTCCTCCCTGCCGGACAGGTGCCAGTTTTTCAGGCGAACGGATCACGAGGCCGCCGATCCCCGCGATACCGAAGAGATATTTATGGCCGGTGAACGCCAGGGCGTCCGCGTGGATCTTCTCAAAATCCACAGGCACAAGACCGGCCGTCTGGGCGGCATCGATGACGAAGAAGATATCCTCAGCCGAGAGTATCCTCCCGATGCTTTCAAGATCCTGCACGGTTCCGAGGACGTTGCTCCCATGATTAAATACGGCCATTCCGGTATCCGGCCGGACGGATTCGGCAACCATTTCAGGATCGATGACCCCGTCCTTCGAAGGTATTATCGAGAGGTCGATCATTCCAGCCCTTCTCAGGGTGAACAGCGGACGAAGAACCGAGTTGTGCTCGAGATCGGACGTAATGACATGCATCCTCCCTCCGGCTTCGAGAATCCGCCCGTGGATCGCCATGTTCAGTGAATCGGTGGCGTTCTGGGTGAATATAACATTCTCAGGCCTTCCCGAAGAGAAGAAGTCCGCAACCCGCTTCCTTGTTTCATAAGGATAATCAGTCTGCTCCTTCATCGTCGTCCTGCCGGGCTCATACACCGGCATGGATATGCAGTCCATGACAGCATCCTTTACGCAGTCCGGCTTCGGCCACGTGGTCGCGGCATTGTTGAGATATATCATTTCATCGTCCACGGGATTCACCTGAAAAGTTCCGGCGTCTCTGTTAATATATTTGAGTGTCAAATCTTTTTATTAGATTCTTGTAGTTTGTAAATCATATTTTTATCAGACAGGAGCCGGAAAATATGGAAAATACCGATATAGACTGGAATTTGGAATGGAAACTCCGCATGGAGAGAAACGAGGCGCAAAAAGGTTCGGGGTGCTCCTCGTACTGGGACACACGCGAGAGCGCACTGAAGTTCTACGAGTCTTCGTTTGAGGACGGCGGAGAGAGGGTAAACTGGATCGTCGGCAATATCCCGTACACCCCCGATTCAAGGATACTCGACGTCGGAGCAGGCCCCGGAACGATTGCAATTCCCCTCGCGGGAAGGGCTGCCACTGTTACCGCAGTCGAACCATCTCCGGCAATGGCCGGCGTCCTGAGGGAAAAGATCGCAGAGAACGGAATTCAAAACATCACGGTGGTTGAAAAGCCTTGGGAGGATGTAGACCCAGGATCCGATCTTAATCCCCCTTACGACATTGTCTTCGCCTCTTTCTCACTCGGGATGCACGACCTCTGGGAGGCCGTAGACAAGATGAACTCGGTCTGCCGGGGCAGGGTGCTCGTCTTTCACTTTGCAGGCGGGAACTCATGGGAGCCGATGATGCGTGAGCTATGGCCGGTCATGCACGGTGAGGAGTTTCACCCCGGGCCTAAGGCGGACATCATATTCAATCTCCTGTACAGCAAAGGGATCTATCCCGATATCGTCTCGGCACCGCACAGCTACAGGCTGGATTATAAATCAATCGACGATGCTGTCAACGAATTCGGAAAACGTCTCAATGCCGAAACCGAAGAGCACTACGATATCCTGAGAAAATATTTCAGCGAAAAGCTGGAGCAGGACCCGCAGACCGGGGAGTATTTCATGAATATGAGATCCCGCAAGATGTGCATCAGCTGGGACTCTCCGGGAAAATAAAATTTTTTCCTGATCTTTTTTCAGGGCAGGTATTTCATAAAAGAGCGGTTGGTTATATCGTAATCCGAATCCCTGTAGAACATCATATAGTACTCTTTCCTCTCCCTCTCGAGATCGAACGAAAAGATATCGGGATGCAGGATATTTGCAAGATGCATAAGCCCCAGGATCCATCTCGGGCTGCCGAAGTCCCACCCCGGAACCATATTGAATACACGCCCGTTACTGACTGCACCTGCATCCAGCCCCTCGCGTATGCAGAAGTCCATGTAGTCGCTTGCCGGAGAGGAGAACAGCCCTGAAATGATGATATAATCAGGATTGAGACACTCGAACTCCTCCTTCGAAAGCGTTACACCAGGCTTTCCCTTCCTGGTGATCCTCCTGTTGAGGCTCCTTCCACCGGCGCACTCGACGAGACTGTTCTCAAACCTCGTCGAGATAAGCCCGAACAGGGGAGTGCCCATCGAATAGTATACATTAGGCCTCTTTGAAACAGGTAAATTCCCGGCCTTTTCAGTCACTTTCCGGCTCTTCGCCTCGAGATAACAGACAAGATCCTCTCCTTCGTCGATCTTTCCGGTTCTCCTGGAGAGATCCCTGATCATCTCGTAGTAGGTCTCAAAGGAAGCCAGTTTTTCATGGACATAGGCGAGATAGTTCTCTTTTATAAGGTCCTTCCAGAGCCAGTCGAGCTTTATGCCGTCCCTGACACCGAGGCACTCGAGGATAGCAAGCACCATCTCGAACCCCCTCGTCGGCCGGTATCCACCCATCATTCCCTCCTCGTGGAAGACTCCCTCCCTGAACTCTCCCTTCAGGGGGAGGACATACCCGCATGCACACTTTCCACCCGGGCTGAACCATTTGGTCTTTGAACCCATTGGACCGTAGAACTCCCTCTCCGCGATCAGCGATCCGCATTTAGGGCAGTATGTATTCAGCATAGGAGTTCCCGGCGAATTGAAAAGATACACGTGGTCAAGCATATCCTTCAGCTCATTGCAGAGCAGTTCCGAACTGCTGACCGAAGGCTCGAGATCTATCGCTGCATCACCGAACGGGACGAACCTCATGATCTGCAGCGGTATATCAGACGAAATCCCGGAGAT includes these proteins:
- a CDS encoding ABC transporter ATP-binding protein; the encoded protein is MDTQTVAPPLLDFANVSIIREGNEILHSLSLRVESGENIAILGPNGSGKSTLIRAITRENYPVLCDGLRFMIMGNEIWHVGTLRTMLGIVSPELQSRYNRETTGRDVILSGFFSSIGLFMHEVTPEMREKACEILEFLEIEHLADRQMTRMSTGEARRFLIGRALVHDPKALILDEPTTGLDLHALHHFRSAIRKIAASGTNIIMVTHNLHDIIPEISRVVLMKDGRFFSDGPKEEILKDDIIGGLFDVPVNIRKEGDWYYASGF
- a CDS encoding aminotransferase class V-fold PLP-dependent enzyme is translated as MTLKYINRDAGTFQVNPVDDEMIYLNNAATTWPKPDCVKDAVMDCISMPVYEPGRTTMKEQTDYPYETRKRVADFFSSGRPENVIFTQNATDSLNMAIHGRILEAGGRMHVITSDLEHNSVLRPLFTLRRAGMIDLSIIPSKDGVIDPEMVAESVRPDTGMAVFNHGSNVLGTVQDLESIGRILSAEDIFFVIDAAQTAGLVPVDFEKIHADALAFTGHKYLFGIAGIGGLVIRSPEKLAPVRQGGTGADSSNVYMGDIPPEKFEAGTHNYPGIASLYAGLDFINRSGPGEIRRRSLEMTDMIIGGISGCDRVKVYNKDPALPIVLFNVEGIDCEDTGFMLSNVYSIVSRSGLHCSPLVHNSIDGGRGAVRLSLSCMNTVEECEKTVKAILEIAQYED
- a CDS encoding Fic family protein, encoding MKLPRIPEYSEDDAKKAWEYAENYEIMDAVFRYNNKYLHWEELKYRELPVDPLYVWILMKIFRNREMKYLFFDELRLKYNLLDDFLEKLHYLDKSAAGSISSGLDSMSRDRDKFIINSLMEEAIASSQIEGAAVTRKIAKQMLREKRKPVNKDERMILNNYLTMKEITTIKNRELTPDLILHIHASITRNTLDNPEDEGRFRDNNEIRVFDQSGNVLHTPPDFKKVEELIGKFCEFANNDEGQFIHPVIKGIILHYLMGYIHPFNDGNGRCARSIFYWYMLRKDYWLFEYMAVSRAIKDTTGQYKMAYQYTESDENDLTYFIRYNLSAVKTAVDNIQKYIEKKQKENKQALKILQESDGLNLRQADIIKSLIKDPDKPVTIKEIMETYHIAYGTARKDLFHLERSGYLHKQMSGKEYYFIFQGLKNQ
- a CDS encoding bacteriohemerythrin; amino-acid sequence: MAYMEWSENLSVGIKEIDEQHKKLVSQINALHDGMRSGQGKDTLEKTLGELADYTQYHFKTEEKYMEKFGYPDFEKHREEHDAFVGKVADFQNAFSSGKLGLSIDVMKFLSGWVAGHIKGTDKNYTGCFKDHGLL
- a CDS encoding ADP-ribosylglycohydrolase family protein, encoding MELSKAERMMLGIAIGDALGREYENIPRKEITIEKVPEGYAKGTGVYTDDTQMSIAVAETMISGPFEAETLALKFTEAYGRDRREGYSRETLSMLENSRTGEEFIASMTGEEKAARRSDGAAMRAVPIGLFPGTEDVIRNAIINSEISHTHPHAVSASVAIALASHYFYYDKGPRKNVIEYIMLHMEHKWPNICSYLKTVNELEGFDPETILGEYADYGPPYTDAKPVLGAVLFIIKKHSDDPLRTIRETLSLGGDADTTLSMVLGIIMTDHPAGVLPEKLVRDLENGKFGRDYLLKLGKELDRRFPAGLN
- a CDS encoding radical SAM protein, with the protein product MKCPVCEIGCDIPEGGVGRCGMYTCLGKGIAEIHGNSYMAMMPVSMETVPILHYIPGAKVLQVSSVGCNFSCRGCISGIFTSNPRSVSGALKRVPPEKVVSKAIDEGCEGIAFCLNEPLVSYYTVMGVAEEAAKEGLFTGISSNCYFTKSAAHFLSNTIDFINIGFKGASDARYRDCGVMSSEPVFRNLKLFNDAGVHVEASVMHLKGMENEVFGTAEGISGISSDIPLQIMRFVPFGDAAIDLEPSVSSSELLCNELKDMLDHVYLFNSPGTPMLNTYCPKCGSLIAEREFYGPMGSKTKWFSPGGKCACGYVLPLKGEFREGVFHEEGMMGGYRPTRGFEMVLAILECLGVRDGIKLDWLWKDLIKENYLAYVHEKLASFETYYEMIRDLSRRTGKIDEGEDLVCYLEAKSRKVTEKAGNLPVSKRPNVYYSMGTPLFGLISTRFENSLVECAGGRSLNRRITRKGKPGVTLSKEEFECLNPDYIIISGLFSSPASDYMDFCIREGLDAGAVSNGRVFNMVPGWDFGSPRWILGLMHLANILHPDIFSFDLERERKEYYMMFYRDSDYDITNRSFMKYLP
- a CDS encoding DUF6653 family protein gives rise to the protein MTKEQKIASLFAMDDETWEKHANPWSVWTRNTVLPVLVIAFWSRVWLGWLAIVPVAVAILWMWINPRLFKKPKSTDDWASKSVLGEMIWLNRKAVLVPERHRRAPNILSAVSGTGFLFVIYGVYFLEIWPVLFGSALVYLGKLWFLDRMVWLYEDTKED
- a CDS encoding class I SAM-dependent methyltransferase, which encodes MENTDIDWNLEWKLRMERNEAQKGSGCSSYWDTRESALKFYESSFEDGGERVNWIVGNIPYTPDSRILDVGAGPGTIAIPLAGRAATVTAVEPSPAMAGVLREKIAENGIQNITVVEKPWEDVDPGSDLNPPYDIVFASFSLGMHDLWEAVDKMNSVCRGRVLVFHFAGGNSWEPMMRELWPVMHGEEFHPGPKADIIFNLLYSKGIYPDIVSAPHSYRLDYKSIDDAVNEFGKRLNAETEEHYDILRKYFSEKLEQDPQTGEYFMNMRSRKMCISWDSPGK